The region TTCGTCAATCCGTGCTTCGGAGATGGTGCCGTTCCTGACACTGTCCAGGAGTGCGGCGCGTACAGCTTGCTCGTTCTTGTATTCATGGGCAACCAGCAGGATATCGCTGCCAGCCAATACGGATTCTATTGCCGCAGCAGGGAGGCTGTAATTCTTAATAATCGCCCCCATAGTCATGTCATCCGTAATAACTACCCCTTCGTATCCCATCTGTCCTCGCAGCTGCTGGCTGATAATTACTTGGGACAGGGAGGCGGGTTTGTCCGGGTCGAGCTTTGGATAAAGAATATGAGCCACCATTACGGCATCGGCCTTCTCGCGGATCGCTGCCTGGAATGGCAGCCATTCCAGTTCTGCCAGCTGGGTCTCTGTCTTGTTGATCACAGGCAGCTCCAGGTGCGAGTCTACCGAGGTATCGCCATGGCCTGGATAATGCTTGACCACGGGAATGACGCCTGCGCGCTCAAGCCCCTTCATCTCGGCAATGCCTAGCCGGGTGACCAGCTCTGCGCTGCTGCCGAAGGAACGGTCACCAATTACCGGATTATCCGGGTTGCTGTTGATATCGAGCACCGGCGCGAAGTCCATATTGAAGCCGGAGGATTTCACCGCCCGTCCGAGCAGCTCGCCCATCGTTCCGGCAGCTGTGGCATCGTCTCCGCTGCCGACAGCAGCGTTCGAAGGGAAGGTGGCGTAGTCCTCAGGAAGACGGCTGACCTTGCCGCCTTCCTGATCGACACTCATGAACAGCGGCGCGGGATTTCCTGCGTTGCTCTGCTTCAGGGCGTTGGTCAGCTGCACCAGCTCCTTCAGGCTGCCGACATTATTAGAATACAGAATGATTCCGCCCACCTTATCTTCGGCAATCATCTTCCGTGCTTCAGCACCTGCTGTTTTGCCTTGGACGCCGACCAGCAGCATCTGGCCGATCTTCTCCTCCAGGGTCATTCCGGAGAGCTTCCGGGAGACGGGGTCAGGAGTGACCGAAGCCTCAGGTGATGGTGTCGCTTCTGCTTCGGTTGCTGCTGGTGTCTGTACGGCGGCCGGAGAAGCTGCTGACGCAGCAGGGGTGGAGCCGGTATTGGTACTAACCTGTGCGGAATTCACACTCCCCTCACAGCCGCTTGCCAGAAGCAGGCAGGCGGAGGCGGCGAGCGGGAGGAGAGAGTGGCGGAGTGGATTATTGTTTATCTTTTGAAGGCTGAACCATTTCATCGCGGGAATCTTCCTTTCGATTGCGGTTTGGCGGATAAGAATGATAGAATGAACAAGACATTACATAAGAACTGCATTAAGCATAATCAATACTATAGGATGAGGTGACCTGTCAATGAAAGAGCAATTAATGAATACGCTTAATGAACAAATGAATTTCGAATTCTATTCTGCGCATGTCTATCTTGCGATGGCTGCGTACTGTTCCGGTGAGAGCCTGGACGGATTCGCCAATTTCTTTTTGGTGCAGGCTGAAGAAGAACGGTTCCATGCCATGAAGATCTACAAATTCCTGAATGACCGTGATTACCGGGCAACCCTTGCGGCAATGCCTGAACCGAACAATGAGTATAGCTCCATGCTGGATGCGTTCGAGCATGCCTTCGCGCATGAGCAGCAGAATACGAAGAAGTTCTATCATCTGGCGGATCTGGCACTGGATGAACGGGAGCATGCGACGATCTATTTCCTGAAATGGTTCATTGATGAGCAGGTGGAAGAAGAGGCGCTCTTCAGCAACATTATCGCCAAGCTCAAACGGATCGAAACCGACAGCAATGCCTTCTATATGCTGGATGCAGAATTTGCAGCACGTTCGTTCACTCCTCCAGCGGAGTAGCAGACAGCCAGTGTAAGCGATCGTACGTAAGCTCAGCGGCATTCTCCTGAAGAGGGGAAGCCGCTTTTTTTGTGCAAATAGAAGAATTTATACGGTACCATTCTTTAAAAGTACGGCAAAGCCGTTTCCACTTGGCCGGCTTAGGATCTCCATATAGTTAGACTACGTTTTACGGGAAAAGTTACATGGCCTGTCAGCAGCAGATGAGCTGCAAAGTTGAACAAGGGCAAAGAATGTTGGGGGCCGCAACTTACTTCCGGGCTTCCAACTCTATTTAGCGGGGTTAACTCTTGCGCTGTCCGGCAACACTGTTTCTCTAGACCCACCCGTAAGCCAGCGTGTAGTATGGAACAATACTAATCTTTGGAGGTCCTTTTTCTTGGAAAATTACAGCGATATCAAACAAAGTGAAAAAGGAGCATGGCTAAGTCTATTAGCATACATACTCTTATCTGCCGTCAAATTATTCATAGGAACGGTGTCAGGCTCTCAGGCACTGCTTGCGGACGGGCTGAATAACAGCACCGACATTATTGCTTCCCTGGCCATTCTGACCGGGCTTAGGATTTCCCGCAGACCCCCGGATTCCAACCATAGCTATGGTCATTTCAGAGCAGAGACAGTTGCCGCACTGGTCGCCTCTTTTATCATGATTGCTGTAGGCTTCCAAGTGCTCTATCAGGGTGTGAACAAATTCATTCAGCCTGTGCTAGAGACCCCTGATCTGATTGCCGCGTGGACGGCTGCTGCCTGTGCTGTGGTTATGATCGCAGTCTACCGTTACAACATCAGGCTTGCCCGCAACCTGAACAGCAATGCAATGCATGCAGTGGCGCAGGATAACCGTTCGGATGCGCTGGTCAGCATGGGGGCCTTCGTCGGCATTATCGGCTCACAGTTCGGCATACCTTGGTTAGATCCGCTCACAGCCACGATTGTCGGACTGCTGATCTGCAAGACGGCCTGGGATATTTTCCGCAAAGCTACACATGACCTCACCGACGGCTTCGATGCCGGTAAGCTGGAACTGATGAAGCAGACAGTGGCGGAGATCGAAGGGGTGGAGTCGATTAAGGATATCAAGGCCCGTATTCACGGCAATAATGTACTTGTGGATACTACAGTGCTGGTGGATTCCAATCTGAATGTAGTGCAGAGCCACGATATTACGGAGGAGATCGAAGATCAGCTTAAGGACCGTCATCAGGTCTCTACCGTACTTGTCCATATCGAACCGATGTGATCAACAGGTGTGCAATAAGAATAGGTTACATGAATTGCCTTGCTTTCGGGTGGGGCAATTTTTTGTTTTTTAAGTATGGACAAAATGGTGCTTTCTCCCGGCAGACTTGCCCGCATTCCATTAACATGTATATAATATCAATATGTTATTAACAACCGATTCCTATTAATTGATTCAAGACAAGGAGAATATCCATGCCAAATCAACCGATCACTGACTTCAACGGCTTAAACGAGGAGCAATTCCTGAAAAATTATAATGCCGGCAACTACGAGCGTCCGTCCGTCACCGTCGATATGCTGATCTTCACCGTAATGGAACAGGAGCAAAATAACTACCGCAAGCTGGCGGAGAAGTCCTTGCAGCTGTTGCTGATTCAGCGCGGGGAGCATCCTTTTCTGGGACAATGGGCCTTGCCGGGAGGATTCGTAGGGATTAACGAGAGTGTAGAGGAAGCCGCCCGCCGGGAGCTGTACAGCGAGACGAATATCGATAATATCTATATGGAGCAATTATATACGTGGGGCGATGTGGAGCGTGATCCGCGGATGCGGGTCATCAGCTGTTCTTATATGGCACTGGTGGACCGCAAGTCGCTGAAGGTTCAGGCCGGGGATGATGCCGCCGCAGCCGGTTGGTTCGACGTCTCGTACAACATCCTGGAGACCCGCCGCGAGGTGCTGGAGCAGGACGTCCGTCAGGAGACACTGGTGGAGATTATACTGGAGAGTGAGCAGGAGAAGCTAAGCGGGGTGGTCAAGCTTACGGAGACTATTCAGGGGCATGTCCGCCAGGTCAGCCGTGAGATCGTGCGCAGCGCGGGGTTTTCTTTTGACCATCTGCTCATGGTGCAGTATGCCATCGAACGTCTGCGAGGCAAGGCGGAATATACGGATATCATCTTCAATCTCATGCCGCCGCTGTTCACCTTGTCCGAGCTGCAGCGTGTGTATGAGATCATCCTTGGTAAGGAGCTGCTCGCTGCCGCCTTCCGCCGCAAAATCGCAGAGCGGGTCATTGAGACGGATCAGAGCACCCGGGATGCCGGACACCGTCCCTCGAAGCTGTACCGGTATAACCGGGAATGGAATTTATTTTGAGATCACCCTCCTGTCCGGCAACGCCGCCCTGTGATGTTCTTAATAGAACTTTCATAGGGAAAAGCAGACAATTAGTTATATTTTGACTATTGCATTTATGGCAAAGGACAGGGTGAACCTATGATTAGCTGGAAGGATTCGTATGATATCGGAGTAGAGAAGATTGACTGTCAGCACAGACAGCTGCTGGTGAAGCTGAATGATTTTTTCGATGCGTGCAGCAACCAGCAGGGCAAAGAGAAGATCGAAGAAACGCTGAAGTTCCTCAAGGACTATACCGTGGAGCATTTCGGAAGTGAAGAGCAGCTGATGAAGAATATCGACTTCCCGGAGCTGACGGAGCATCAGAAGACGCACGCTGAATTCGTGCAGACGGTGATGGAACTGGAGGAGACTGTTAAGACCAAGGGCGTATCCGTATTATCCACGATCAAGCTGAACCGGACACTGACGGACTGGCTGATTAATCATATTCACAAATGCGATAAGCTCATCGGTGAATGCATCGCGGCTAAGGGGAACCGGGCGGTCTAACTTAACAAAGGAAACTTGGAGATGCCGTGAGGCATTTTCTTTTTTTATGATTCAGCTCTTAAGCGGAAAAAGGGTAACGTTACTTGTTCAAAGACTTGAAGTATGTTTAATCAGAAAGGATAAAATGTTATACTGAAAATAATCAGGAATGGAGTGAGAGGCTCATGCTTGAACTGCTTGATCCGCGGGTAGATGTTATTTTTAAACGAATTTTCGGCAGTGAGCATAATAAGGATGTACTGCTGGCTTTTCTGAACAGCACATTCCGCGAGGCGGGAGAACCCCCTCTGACTGAGATTGTCTTGCTTAATCCTTACACGGAACCTGATAGTCCGAACGATAAGCAATCGATTATGGACATTAAGGCCAAGACGGCGAAGGGCGAGCTTTTAAATATTGAAATGCAGTTATTTAACCCTTATCATATGGAAAAACGTACGCTATTCTATTGGTCTGAAATGTATTATCATCAGATTCCTAAAGGCGGAAATTACAATACGTTGAAGAAATGTGTGACTATTAATATACTGAATTATTCTTGTCTGCCTAATGACCGTTATCATAATGTATTTCATCTTCGGGAGGACCGTACAGGAATTCCGCTGCTGGATGATATTGAAATTCATGTGATTGAGCTGACCAAGCTGAGTGAACATGCGGTAGAGCTCGAAGAAGGCGGGCTGGTGAACTGGCTGCTGTTTCTAAAGGGAGTCGATCAATCCAATTGGGAGGTGCTGACCATGAAAGAGCCGATGCTGAAAAAAGCGATGGACACGCTAGAGTTTCTAAGTCAGGACGCGGCAGCGCGAATGGCTTATGATGCCCGAATGAAGGCGCTGAGCGATGAGCATTCCCGTATTGAAGGAGCCAAGGCTGAAAATAGCAAAGAAATTGCTATTAAACTTCTGGATCGCGGCATAGACCTGCAAACTATTTCCGAAGCCACCGGCTTATCGGTTGAAGACATTAAGGGACTGAGACAATAAGCAAAAGCGAAGGGTCTAATTCAGCTGGTTGCACACAGTTACACACTACTAACTACGCATCACTAATTTAAGCATTCCATGGACGGCAGCCGCAGGGCTGTCTTTCTTTTTTCTTTTTTGTCCAATGGGAACTCAGGTTTATCACAGGTTGACGGCACAGTTTATACCTGGTGAATACTTTGTGTTATGATTTGAAGTAGATAGGATAGAAACTTACTTTAAGGGAGTGGAATGAAGTGAAAAATATGCGGATGCTGGCCGGGGCTGCGGTCATGGTGCTGGTGCTTGGACTGGTGAACGTCTACATTGGATGGCATCTGTCCATATTGCTCCAGGCATGGCTGCCGGGGATGAATACTGCTGCGTACTGGACTGTCTTTCTTGTCATTTCCTTCTCTTATATGATTGGCCGGGTGCCGCTGCCGCAGGCGCTCAGACCGGTAGGCCGGTTGTTCAAGGTGATCGGCTCTTATTATCTGGCTTGTATGGAGTTCGCTGTGATCATGCTGCCGCTGACCGATCTGCTCTATGGTGTGCTGGCGCTCGCAGGCGCGAATCTCTCCGCATTCGTGACGGAAGCCGGGACTACAGTGCTGGTATTGCTCGCCGTCTTCCTGATCTGGGGATCGCGCAATGCCTGGAGTACTGTGGTGCGGACCCACCGGCTTAAGGTGGACAAATCCATCGGAACCAGCGTTCCGCTGACGGTAGCCGTAGCCTCTGACCTCCATCTGGGCAACATTGTCGGCAACCGCCATCTGCGCAGAATGGTCAGGGAGATGAACGCGATGAACCCGGATATCATTCTGCTGGCTGGGGATGTGCTGGATGACAGCATTGAGCCTTTTCTCCGCAATGGGATGGAGCAGCAGCTGAAGCAGCTGAAGGCACGTTATGGGGTCTACGCTGTGCTGGGGAATCACGAATACTACGGCGGTTCGATTGCGCAGTATTCGGAGGTTATGCGGAGTGTTGGCATTCAGGTGCTGCAGGATGAAGTGGTGGAGACTTCGGGAGTCTACGTGGTCGGACGCAAAGACAAGACTGCTGAAGCTATGGAGGCCGGTGGACGGCTCAGCGTAGAAGCTTTACTGGAGGGTCTTGACCGCAGCAAGCCGATTCTGATGATGGACCATCAGCCGACTGGCTTCGGCATCGCTTCAGAGGCTGGAGTAGATGTGCTGCTGTCAGGACATACCCACCGGGGGCAGATTGCACCGAATCACTGGATTACCCGGCGCCTGTTCGAACTGGATTGGGGCTATCTGCTCAAAAACAAGCTGCATGTCATCGTCTCATCCGGCTACGGAACCTGGGGACCGCCGATCAGGCTGGCTAGCCGCTCGGAGCTGATCAAGCTGGAGCTTGTGCTGGATGGCAGCATGAGCTACGGTGAAGAAGCGGTGTCATCTGCGGCTAAGCCTGTCTTAATCTAACAGAATACTGCATCTGGCTGGATTATGAGCCCCCTGTCTTCCCCGTGAAGGACAGGGGGTTTTTCGAAATATAAGAAATTATATGTTTCACACAATAACTTATCCTTCTATTTCTCGCTGAAACGGTACCGTCCTTTAAAAGGACGGCAAAGCCGTTTCCACTTGTATGGATATGGGGAGAGCAGCGCTATGCCTTTGACAATCCTGGCGGAACCTGTTATTCTGTCTGTGAATATAGTTAAGCTATTAACTAAATGGAGTTGACCACTGTTCATGGATGATTTGCAAAAGTTTGTGACGGAGCTGCCGCTCGCCAATGAGTTGTTCTTCGCCTTGGTGGAAGCGACAGCAGGAACCGTAGCCGTCTCCGAGAAATACTGGCAGGCGCAGGGGCTTAACGGGGCCAGAATCCGTGTACTCGTGGAGATCGCGAAGCACGGGGGAACGATGTTGCCTTCGCTGCTTGCCGCGAGGATTGGGGTAACCAAGGCCAATATCAGCCTGCTGCTGACTCCGCTGGAAAAGGATGGATATATCACACGGGCTGGTCATGCGCACGATGGGCGTAAGACGGTCATTTCGCTGACGGAAGCAGGCGGGCGCCTGCTTATGGAACAACTGCCGGGGAACCGGGAAGCGGTCGCGGCTGTAATGAACCGGCTGGATGAGACGGAGCTGCACCTGCTGCTGGAGCTGCTTAATAAGCTGGTCCGGGGACAAGGTTAGCAGCACTAGCTGCTGCTCGTTACCCGATAAGATTGAGGAGGAAGCAATTATGACAATTATGATCACTGGAGCCACCGGACAACTGGGGCGTCTAATTATTGAACAATTACGTCAGCGTCTCCCGGCCGGACAGATTGTTGCCGGAATTAGAAGAATGGAGCAAGCGGCTGATTTCCGGGAGAAGGGGATTGAAGTCCGTTATGCCGATTATGATCAGCCGGCATCACTGGATGAAGCCTTCCGCGGGATTTCCCGGCTGCTGCTCATTTCCAGCTCGCATACAGATGATGAGGTGCGTCTCGCCCAGCATAAGCGTGTTATTGATTCAGCGAAGCGAGGCGGGGTCCGGCATCTGCTTTATACAGGTTTTGCTTTTCCGCAGCATAGTACGGATCGGAGTACTCCAGGGAATGTGCACACTCTGACGGAGCAGGCAATCATAGAGTCCGGTATGGACTATACCTTTTTGCGAAACGGATTGTATATGGACTTTGTAGGAGTACTGGGTCTGAAGGAGGCTATCTCCAGTGGGGTACTGGCTACGGCGCCGGGAGAATGGAGGTTCAATTCGGTAACACGCGCAGACCTGGCTCTGGCTTCGGCTGCTGTGCTTGGGAGTGGGGAGTCCGGCAATCAGGTGTATGAGCTGGCTGCTTCCCGAACCTGGGATTTCGCAGATCTGGCTGAAGTGTTGACTGAGGTTGCCGGGAAGCCTGTTGTCCATGTTCAGGATGCGAGTGTTCAGCACTGGATCTACACTTGGCTCCGCAAGCTGGATACGGATTCCACCTCCGGGGACTTGGAGCGGCTTATGGGCAGACCGGTCACCCCGCTGAGGGACAGTATTCTGCCTTTTATAGTATGATGACATTGATCAGGCAAGCCGGAGGGGGCGTAGGAAATTGAAAAAGATACTGGTAGCCGACGACGATGTTCATATCCGCACGCTGCTGCGGCATGTTCTTACCAGAGAGGGATATCAAGCGATAGAAGCCGGAGACGGGCTGGAAGCGGCGGCACGCATGAAGGAGCAGACAGTGGATCTGGCAGTGGTGGATGTGATGATGCCGCATATGGACGGATTGGAGCTGTGTGCATACATAAGGGAGAACTATGATATTCCCGTCATTCTGCTGACGGCCCGTCAGCAGCTCAGCGATAAGGAGCAGGGGTATCTGCACGGGACGGATGATTATGTGACCAAGCCTTTTGAGCCGGAGGAGCTGCTCTTTCGCATCAAGGCCTTGTTCCGCCGTTATTCCATCGCCTCGGATGACCGGATTCGCCTGAACTCGCTGGTGATCGACCGTAAGAATTACGAGATCACTGACGGGACGGAGGTGCTGCTGCTGCCGGTGAAGGAGTTCGAGCTGCTGGCCCAACTGGCCCAATATCCGGGACGTCTGTTCACGCGTGGCGAGCTGATTGAGCTGGTCTGGGGAGCGGACTACGAAGGGGACGAGCGGACGGTAGATGTGCATATCAAGCGCCTGCGTCAGCGGTTCAGCGAATACCAGAATGATTTTATCATCCGCACGGTCCGGGGTATTGGCTACAAAGTGGACATGGTGAATTCATGAGATCGCTCTATGTACGGATGAGTATCATCTTCTGCTCGGTAATTATGATCAGCAGTGTGCTGGGATTTTTGGTCTCCAACCTGTACTATCAGTCCCAAATCAAGCCGAAAAATGATGCTAAGCTGACCCGGATGGCCATAGGTTTGCAGCAGTTCATCGAGGATCACCCGGATTCGGTGGAGGAATATCTCCTGAGTACAGCTTCCCTGGGGTATAAGATGTATCTGGTCAACGCTGACGGGGAAGAACGTTTCTACGGCCTGCCTTTTCGCAAAAATGACCTCAGGGAAGAGGCACTGCACAGTGTGCTGGACGGGGAGATCTACCATGGGGTGGGGAATTTCCCCGGCCAGCTGTTCGTGACAGGCTTCTTCGATAATCAGCTCAGCAATTCCATTGGAGTGCCGGTCCATATTAACGGGGAGACCTATGCCCTGTTCATGCGTCCGGATGCTCAGGTGCAGTTCGGGGAGCTGCGGATCTTTTTTGTCGTGATCATCGGGGTCATTATTCTGCTAAGCCTGTGGTTCATGCTGATTACTGTATTTCATGTGGTGCGGCCGATTACCCGGTTAACTGAAGCCACGCTTAAAATCTCCAAGGGGCGCTACGACATCAAGCTCTACACCGCACGCCGCGACGAGATCGGCCAACTGGCTTCCCACTTCATGACGATGAGCCGCGAGCTGGAGCGCACGAACCGGGCAAGACAGGAGTTTGTCGCCAATGTCTCACATGAGATTGAGTCACCGCTAACCTCCATTCAGGGCTTCGCCCATGCACTACAGGACGGTACTCTGCCGGAAGCCCAGCGTCTGGAGTATCTGTCCATTATCGGGGAGGAGAGCCGGCGGTTGTCCATGCTCAGCACGCAGCTGCTTACCTTGTCCTCACTGGATTATGACGAGCATGCTCTGCAGAAAAGAAGCTTCGATCTGCGCGCCCAGCTGCGTCAGGTGATTCAGATTATGGAGTGGCATCTTACGGAGAAGGAGCTGGCGGTAAGGCTGCATGCCGCAGACATCACGTTTACGGGCGATTCCAATCTGCTCTATCAGGTGTGGATGAATTTGTTGACGAATGCGGTCAAATACACCCCGGTGGGCGGGACCCTCAGCATTGCAGCCCATGTGGAGGGCCAGCAATGTATTGTAACGGTGACCGACAACGGTGCGGGCATTCCGGCAGAGCAGCTGCCGATGATCTTCGACCGGTTCTATAAGGTGGACCAATCGCGGTCCCGTGAGCCGGGTAGCAGCGGGCTGGGGCTGGCCATTGCCCAAAAGATCGTCCAGGCGCATGGCGGAACCATCGAGGTGACGAGCACAGTAGGGGAAGGAACTACGTTCACTGTCACTCTGCCCTGCCACCCTGCCACTATATAGGTTGAACTAATAATTTATAGTTAAGGGAAAAGTGGCGGAGGGGAATTTTGGAACTGGAGGAGCGGTAGCATCCGCCTTTGTCTGCGGATTTCAACCGTTAATAACGGTATAAATCATGAAATTTGCAGAAGGGCAGCGGCCGGAAGTCCAAAACTTCTCTGGAGTCACGGTAATCCCAAAACATAGATCTTTAAGTTCAATCTATATAGTGTAATTCTTTATTCATACTCCGTTCATCTTCACTCTCTAAACTGTGGATATACAGATTAGAAGGAGTGGTTATATGTTCTTGGCAATTCGGGAGATGAGGCACTCCAAAGCACGTTACGGCCTCATTATGGTGATTATGCTGCTGGTATCATTCCTGGTGCTGTTCGTCACAGGCCTGGCCAGAGGTCTGGCTTATGCTAATATTTCAGCGCTGAAAAATATGCCCGCCAATTATTTTGCCGTGCAGAGCGACGCGGATCATACCTTCAGGCGTTCACAATTAACGGATACGGAGCTTGCGGCTGCCCGGTCGGTAGCCGGAGAGGCGAACGCGACTCCACTGGGGGTACAGACCAGTACTATTACAGCGGCCGGTGCGGATGTGAAGGCGGATATTACGTTTTTTGCTGTAGATATGACGGGGATGCTGGCTCCTGAAGTAACGGAAGGTGCCGGACTCACCAATGAGGCTCAAGGCAGCGCGGTTGCAGATTCGAAACTGGAGCAGTCCGGCGTTACCATTGGCAGTACGATCCGTGACCAGGCTTCCGGCATGAGCTGGACGGTTACAGGCTTCGTGAAGGATAGCTCCTACAGCCATACTCCGGTGGTCTATATCAATCAGCTGGACTGGCAGGCGATGAAGCAAGGAGCGGTTAAGGAAGGCGGCAGCGCAGGTAATGCCAATGCCCCGTACAATGTGATCGCGCTGGATGTAACAGCGGCTCAAGCTTTGCAGATTGCGGATCAGCAGCAGTCCATAGAGGTAATTACGCAAAAACAGGCGATTGCCAGTGTTCCCGGTTATTCCGCCGAGCAAAATTCGCTGCTGATGATGATTGTGTTCCTGTTCGTAATTGCTGCAGTAGTTCTTGCTGTATTCTTCTATGTCATTACGATCCAGAAGACCAGCCAATTCGGTATCCTGAAGGCGATGGGGACTAAGATGTCCTATCTGGCCTGGAGTGTAGTCGGTCAAGTGATGCTGCTGTCTGTCGCCAGTCTGGCGCTGGGCATTCTGCTTACGCTTGGGATGAATATGGGCCTGCCCGACACGATGCCTTTTGAGCTGGACGGACAGACGATGGCGATGACCAGTCTGCTGTTCATAGGGATGTCCTTGCTGGGCTCGTTAATTTCGGTAGCAAGAGTAGCCAAGGTGGATGCCTTGGAAGCGATAGGGAGGACTGGAGCATGAGTGCGAAATTAGTGATGAAGCAGGTAACCAAGACTTACGGGGATGGGGACCGGGCTATGACCGTGCTGAACCATCTGGACCTTACGGTGAACGAGGGCGAATTCATAGCAGTACTGGGGCCATCCGGCTCCGGCAAAAGCACGTTTCTCTCCGCAGCCGGTGCGCTGCTCACACCTACCAGCGGAGAGATTCTCCTCGACGGTGAATCGCTGCGTGACAAGGACAAAGGGGCACTAACGGAGCTGAGGCTGAAAAAAATCGGCTTCATGTTCCAAAGTGCGCAGCTGCTGCCGTTCCTGAAGGTAGAGGAGCAATTGCTCTATGTCGCGAAGCTGGCTAAGCTCAGCCAGAAGGAAGCGAAGGTGCGTGCCGCCTATCTGCTGAAGCGTCTGGAAATCTGGGAACGCCGCAACCATTACCCCGAACAGCTGTCCGGGGGCGAGAAGCAGCGGGTGGCGATTGCCCGGGCATGGATGAACAAGCCGGCCATTCTGTTCGCGGATGAACCTACAGCCAGCCTGGATTACAGCCGCGGCCGGGAAGTCGTGCGGATGATCGCCGACGAGGTGCGGAGCGAAGGCAAGGCCGCCGTGATGGTGACTCATGACGAACGGATGCTGGACTGGTGCGACCGGGTGCTGCATCTGGAGGATGGTGTGCTGGTTGAAGCTTAGGGAAGAGATGATCCTGCCCTGCGGGTGAAGAATGTTTGGCCCCCTAAGCCCAAATAGCCCGACTATTCACCACGCGGCGTAAATTGTATTCGGTTTTTCGCATACAAATGGCCTGTCACTTCGCGGCTGAACAAAAAACCTGAACCTCAGAAAACGAGGTTCAGGTTTTTTGTTATTGATATCTCAGGCCTACACGCCGGAATAGGCCATGAAGCCTCCATCCACTGGCACAGTGATGCCGGTAATGAACCCGGACATGTGCTCATCGGCCAGCCAGAGCAGGGTGCCGAGCAGATCCTCCGGTGTGCCGAAGCGGCGCATCGGGGTCTGGGAGATGATTTTGAGCGAACGTTCGGTTAATTCACCCTTCGGGTCCTTCAGCAGCTGTTCATTCTGTGCCGTGA is a window of Paenibacillus sp. FSL H3-0469 DNA encoding:
- the nagZ gene encoding beta-N-acetylhexosaminidase; this encodes MKWFSLQKINNNPLRHSLLPLAASACLLLASGCEGSVNSAQVSTNTGSTPAASAASPAAVQTPAATEAEATPSPEASVTPDPVSRKLSGMTLEEKIGQMLLVGVQGKTAGAEARKMIAEDKVGGIILYSNNVGSLKELVQLTNALKQSNAGNPAPLFMSVDQEGGKVSRLPEDYATFPSNAAVGSGDDATAAGTMGELLGRAVKSSGFNMDFAPVLDINSNPDNPVIGDRSFGSSAELVTRLGIAEMKGLERAGVIPVVKHYPGHGDTSVDSHLELPVINKTETQLAELEWLPFQAAIREKADAVMVAHILYPKLDPDKPASLSQVIISQQLRGQMGYEGVVITDDMTMGAIIKNYSLPAAAIESVLAGSDILLVAHEYKNEQAVRAALLDSVRNGTISEARIDESVYRILALKDKYQLTDEAVPLPDLAGLNSDIQTWRKPFIRK
- a CDS encoding NUDIX domain-containing protein, with the protein product MPNQPITDFNGLNEEQFLKNYNAGNYERPSVTVDMLIFTVMEQEQNNYRKLAEKSLQLLLIQRGEHPFLGQWALPGGFVGINESVEEAARRELYSETNIDNIYMEQLYTWGDVERDPRMRVISCSYMALVDRKSLKVQAGDDAAAAGWFDVSYNILETRREVLEQDVRQETLVEIILESEQEKLSGVVKLTETIQGHVRQVSREIVRSAGFSFDHLLMVQYAIERLRGKAEYTDIIFNLMPPLFTLSELQRVYEIILGKELLAAAFRRKIAERVIETDQSTRDAGHRPSKLYRYNREWNLF
- a CDS encoding Rpn family recombination-promoting nuclease/putative transposase codes for the protein MLELLDPRVDVIFKRIFGSEHNKDVLLAFLNSTFREAGEPPLTEIVLLNPYTEPDSPNDKQSIMDIKAKTAKGELLNIEMQLFNPYHMEKRTLFYWSEMYYHQIPKGGNYNTLKKCVTINILNYSCLPNDRYHNVFHLREDRTGIPLLDDIEIHVIELTKLSEHAVELEEGGLVNWLLFLKGVDQSNWEVLTMKEPMLKKAMDTLEFLSQDAAARMAYDARMKALSDEHSRIEGAKAENSKEIAIKLLDRGIDLQTISEATGLSVEDIKGLRQ
- a CDS encoding cation diffusion facilitator family transporter codes for the protein MENYSDIKQSEKGAWLSLLAYILLSAVKLFIGTVSGSQALLADGLNNSTDIIASLAILTGLRISRRPPDSNHSYGHFRAETVAALVASFIMIAVGFQVLYQGVNKFIQPVLETPDLIAAWTAAACAVVMIAVYRYNIRLARNLNSNAMHAVAQDNRSDALVSMGAFVGIIGSQFGIPWLDPLTATIVGLLICKTAWDIFRKATHDLTDGFDAGKLELMKQTVAEIEGVESIKDIKARIHGNNVLVDTTVLVDSNLNVVQSHDITEEIEDQLKDRHQVSTVLVHIEPM
- a CDS encoding ferritin, translated to MKEQLMNTLNEQMNFEFYSAHVYLAMAAYCSGESLDGFANFFLVQAEEERFHAMKIYKFLNDRDYRATLAAMPEPNNEYSSMLDAFEHAFAHEQQNTKKFYHLADLALDEREHATIYFLKWFIDEQVEEEALFSNIIAKLKRIETDSNAFYMLDAEFAARSFTPPAE
- a CDS encoding bacteriohemerythrin, translating into MISWKDSYDIGVEKIDCQHRQLLVKLNDFFDACSNQQGKEKIEETLKFLKDYTVEHFGSEEQLMKNIDFPELTEHQKTHAEFVQTVMELEETVKTKGVSVLSTIKLNRTLTDWLINHIHKCDKLIGECIAAKGNRAV
- a CDS encoding MarR family transcriptional regulator, encoding MDDLQKFVTELPLANELFFALVEATAGTVAVSEKYWQAQGLNGARIRVLVEIAKHGGTMLPSLLAARIGVTKANISLLLTPLEKDGYITRAGHAHDGRKTVISLTEAGGRLLMEQLPGNREAVAAVMNRLDETELHLLLELLNKLVRGQG
- a CDS encoding metallophosphoesterase, whose product is MRMLAGAAVMVLVLGLVNVYIGWHLSILLQAWLPGMNTAAYWTVFLVISFSYMIGRVPLPQALRPVGRLFKVIGSYYLACMEFAVIMLPLTDLLYGVLALAGANLSAFVTEAGTTVLVLLAVFLIWGSRNAWSTVVRTHRLKVDKSIGTSVPLTVAVASDLHLGNIVGNRHLRRMVREMNAMNPDIILLAGDVLDDSIEPFLRNGMEQQLKQLKARYGVYAVLGNHEYYGGSIAQYSEVMRSVGIQVLQDEVVETSGVYVVGRKDKTAEAMEAGGRLSVEALLEGLDRSKPILMMDHQPTGFGIASEAGVDVLLSGHTHRGQIAPNHWITRRLFELDWGYLLKNKLHVIVSSGYGTWGPPIRLASRSELIKLELVLDGSMSYGEEAVSSAAKPVLI